In Saccharothrix violaceirubra, the following are encoded in one genomic region:
- a CDS encoding type I restriction endonuclease subunit R: MEHWVLELLGELGWRHVYGPNIAPGEPKAERSDYRDTILEGRLRDAVVRLNPDLPPDAVADVVAMVRRAESPAVESENWRAYRFLIHGVPVEYRDADGNARAARAWLIDWDDPAGNDLVAVNQFSIQGAKKTRRPDILLFVNGLPLALFELKRTGKAYAKVSGAYQQTQTYRSQISDVFKWNQVAVVSDGVEALAGSFSAPWNHWAAWKTIDGHIRDPRDGDGLKMPQVEVLTRGMFRLDVFFDLCRHFVATFGEGEKTRKAVAKYHQYWAVKKAVSQTVEAVEGDGRAGVVWHTQGSGKSLEMAFYAGLVMSHPAMENPTVVVLTDRNDLDDQLYDDTFASSKPGSPLPESPVQAESRDHLKALLDGRESGGIVFTTIQKFGLTKGDREAGRKFPTLSERLNVVVMVDEAHRTNYDLIDGFARNVRDALPNASFIGFTGTPIDEKDRSTAEIFGEYIDVYDMTQAIADGVTVKVFYEPRLARVELPEDARNLIDDEFDDATVGSEEEIAERLKTKWARVEAIVGSKKRISELATDIVTHWEARQGVLAGKCIIVTMSRRIAVDLYDEVVKLRPKWHTEDDETGAIKVVITGDATDPARFQPHIRNKQQRREMKARACDPDDPLEIVIVRDMWLTGFDSPPMHTMYVDKPMRSAGLMQAITRVNRTFKDKPSGLVVDYIGIANDLHEALTTYTQRDKADRVIGADVRQAAIPEMLVEHSVCSDLLHGVDWVTILGDGGQKAWLYAVTAVLDHLLETDRTDDGASDSDPGEFEDASDGQPSVKKRFMAHSSRLKKLYSLVPTSDEAKAVVEDVAFFDAVRGQIAKLETDSRRSESDAALDTAIRQIVSEHVSGSGVIDLFAEAGIDVPDISIIDDEFRRRFETADLKNARLEAVRRLIENEVKVIGKSNVVVRRKFSEMLAQSMNRYQNRTIDAAQVMAEIVAIAQAIKVQKERGEKIGLTDSELAFYDALTSNESARIAMQDETMRAIAHELTAIVREDAKTDWNVKETVRAKLRTRIKRLLLKHGYPPDKEASATDLILQQAELVAEDETN; encoded by the coding sequence TTGGAGCACTGGGTTCTGGAGCTGCTTGGGGAGTTGGGCTGGAGGCATGTGTACGGCCCCAACATAGCGCCGGGAGAGCCGAAGGCGGAGCGCTCGGACTACCGAGACACGATCTTGGAGGGTCGTCTGCGGGACGCGGTCGTCCGGCTGAATCCTGATCTGCCGCCGGACGCGGTGGCGGATGTGGTGGCGATGGTGAGGCGGGCTGAGTCGCCTGCGGTCGAGTCGGAGAATTGGCGGGCGTACCGATTTCTGATCCACGGCGTGCCGGTGGAGTACCGCGATGCTGACGGCAACGCCAGGGCTGCCCGGGCGTGGTTGATCGACTGGGATGACCCGGCTGGCAACGACCTGGTCGCAGTTAATCAGTTCTCGATCCAAGGCGCGAAGAAGACGCGGCGGCCGGACATTCTGCTATTTGTGAACGGGCTGCCGCTGGCGCTGTTTGAGTTGAAGCGTACGGGCAAGGCGTACGCGAAGGTCAGTGGAGCGTATCAGCAGACGCAGACCTACCGGTCCCAGATTTCGGATGTGTTCAAGTGGAACCAGGTGGCGGTCGTTTCTGACGGGGTGGAGGCTTTGGCGGGGTCATTCAGCGCGCCATGGAACCACTGGGCGGCTTGGAAAACTATCGATGGGCACATCCGGGACCCTCGTGATGGTGATGGGTTAAAGATGCCGCAGGTCGAGGTGCTGACGAGGGGCATGTTCCGGCTTGACGTGTTTTTCGACCTGTGCCGCCACTTCGTCGCGACGTTCGGCGAGGGAGAGAAGACCCGCAAGGCGGTAGCGAAATACCACCAGTACTGGGCAGTGAAGAAGGCGGTCAGCCAGACCGTTGAGGCTGTCGAGGGCGACGGACGTGCTGGGGTGGTGTGGCATACGCAAGGTTCCGGGAAGTCTTTGGAGATGGCGTTCTACGCAGGCTTGGTGATGTCGCACCCGGCGATGGAAAACCCGACCGTCGTGGTGTTGACCGACCGCAATGACCTTGATGACCAGCTGTACGACGATACGTTCGCCTCGTCGAAGCCCGGTTCGCCGTTGCCAGAATCCCCGGTGCAAGCTGAATCACGGGACCATCTGAAAGCGCTGCTGGATGGTCGGGAGTCCGGAGGTATCGTCTTCACCACGATCCAGAAGTTCGGGCTCACCAAGGGAGACCGGGAGGCGGGCCGGAAGTTCCCGACTCTATCGGAGCGGCTCAACGTCGTGGTGATGGTTGATGAGGCGCACCGCACCAACTACGACCTCATCGACGGGTTCGCACGCAATGTGCGGGACGCGCTGCCGAACGCGTCGTTCATCGGGTTCACTGGCACGCCGATTGATGAGAAGGACCGTTCGACGGCGGAGATCTTCGGCGAGTACATCGACGTGTACGACATGACGCAGGCCATTGCTGATGGCGTGACGGTCAAGGTGTTTTATGAGCCGCGCCTGGCCAGGGTTGAACTGCCGGAGGATGCCCGCAACCTGATCGACGATGAGTTCGATGACGCGACCGTTGGCTCGGAGGAGGAGATCGCGGAGCGGCTGAAGACGAAATGGGCGCGTGTCGAGGCGATCGTCGGGTCGAAGAAGCGGATTAGTGAGCTTGCCACCGACATCGTCACGCACTGGGAAGCACGGCAGGGTGTGCTCGCGGGCAAATGCATAATCGTCACGATGTCGCGTCGGATCGCCGTGGACCTGTACGACGAGGTCGTCAAGCTCCGCCCGAAGTGGCATACCGAAGACGACGAGACTGGCGCGATCAAGGTCGTCATCACAGGTGACGCGACCGATCCTGCCCGCTTCCAGCCGCACATCCGCAATAAGCAGCAGCGCCGCGAGATGAAGGCACGCGCCTGCGATCCCGATGACCCGCTGGAGATCGTGATCGTCCGGGACATGTGGCTGACCGGGTTCGACTCACCGCCGATGCACACCATGTACGTGGACAAGCCGATGCGCTCGGCTGGGTTGATGCAGGCCATCACTCGCGTCAACCGCACCTTCAAGGACAAGCCATCCGGGCTCGTCGTCGACTACATCGGCATCGCCAACGACCTCCACGAGGCCCTCACCACCTACACCCAGCGGGACAAAGCCGACCGGGTCATCGGCGCGGACGTTCGGCAAGCGGCTATCCCGGAGATGCTGGTCGAGCACTCGGTTTGTAGCGACCTGCTGCACGGCGTGGACTGGGTGACGATCCTCGGCGACGGCGGGCAGAAGGCGTGGCTCTACGCGGTTACCGCGGTGCTGGACCACTTGCTGGAAACTGACCGCACCGACGACGGTGCCAGCGACTCTGACCCGGGGGAGTTCGAGGACGCCAGCGACGGGCAGCCGAGCGTGAAGAAGCGGTTCATGGCCCATTCCAGCCGCCTGAAGAAGCTGTATTCGCTCGTACCCACCTCGGATGAGGCCAAGGCGGTCGTCGAGGACGTCGCATTTTTCGACGCTGTCCGGGGCCAGATCGCGAAACTGGAGACCGATTCTCGCCGCAGCGAATCCGACGCGGCACTCGACACTGCTATCAGGCAGATCGTATCCGAGCATGTGTCGGGCAGCGGTGTCATCGACCTGTTTGCCGAAGCCGGTATTGATGTCCCGGACATCTCGATCATCGACGACGAGTTTCGGCGGCGGTTCGAAACGGCCGACCTAAAAAATGCGAGGTTGGAGGCCGTCCGCCGTCTCATCGAGAACGAGGTCAAGGTGATCGGAAAAAGCAATGTCGTGGTGAGGCGGAAGTTCTCGGAGATGCTCGCCCAGTCAATGAACCGATACCAGAACCGCACCATTGATGCCGCACAGGTGATGGCCGAGATTGTCGCAATCGCGCAGGCGATCAAGGTGCAGAAGGAGCGCGGGGAAAAAATCGGGCTCACCGACAGTGAACTGGCCTTCTACGACGCCCTGACCTCCAACGAGTCGGCTCGCATCGCGATGCAGGACGAGACCATGCGCGCCATTGCCCATGAGCTGACAGCCATCGTCCGCGAGGATGCAAAGACGGACTGGAACGTGAAGGAGACGGTGCGGGCGAAGCTCCGCACGAGGATCAAACGCCTCCTGCTCAAGCATGGCTATCCGCCCGACAAGGAGGCGTCGGCAACCGACCTGATCCTCCAGCAGGCGGAACTGGTGGCGGAGGACGAGACCAATTAG
- a CDS encoding restriction endonuclease subunit S encodes MSDVRLGEVLNVYHGWAFPSKGCKDAELDSEPRLIRIGDFARDRSSRFEPERVQAYVAEYPRKFRLGAGDLLVAMTCQTADGEILGYPMVVPDDGRLYLHNQRIGRIEVDDTRLDERFAYYIFKTNDLNRQLYLSASGSKILHTAPDRIQACRIWLPLLDEQRRIASVLGALDDLIETNRKLMAGLAEAQLASFRRGWDGVQRRRLEEVATITMGQSPPGDTYNEDGEGVAFYQGVRDFGWRFPSRRIWTTKPTRLADRGDILVAVRAPVGELNIATEKTALGRGVGGLRAVGRQATLFQALQADTALWDIHLGTGTVFAAINKAGMAALSVPWIDDDSLESALSTMDSIISALDEEVVVLTKTRDELLPLLMSGRVRAKEI; translated from the coding sequence ATGAGTGACGTGCGGCTGGGGGAGGTTCTGAACGTTTATCACGGTTGGGCGTTTCCGAGCAAGGGATGTAAGGACGCCGAGCTCGACAGCGAACCTCGGCTTATCCGAATTGGAGACTTTGCAAGGGATCGCTCTAGTCGCTTCGAACCTGAGCGGGTTCAGGCGTACGTCGCGGAGTATCCAAGGAAGTTCCGGCTGGGCGCGGGCGATCTTTTGGTCGCAATGACATGCCAAACAGCCGACGGCGAGATTTTGGGCTACCCGATGGTGGTGCCGGATGATGGTCGCCTTTATTTGCACAACCAGCGAATTGGTCGCATTGAGGTTGACGACACTCGTCTTGACGAGCGCTTTGCCTATTACATCTTCAAGACCAACGATCTCAATCGTCAACTCTACTTGTCGGCCTCAGGTTCGAAGATTCTTCATACGGCGCCCGATCGCATTCAAGCCTGCCGGATTTGGTTGCCACTCCTCGATGAACAGCGCCGCATTGCCTCAGTTCTCGGTGCGCTCGACGACCTGATCGAGACGAACCGGAAACTCATGGCGGGGCTTGCGGAAGCCCAACTCGCCTCGTTCCGGCGTGGATGGGATGGCGTTCAACGCCGCCGCTTGGAAGAAGTTGCGACCATCACCATGGGTCAGTCACCCCCAGGCGATACATACAACGAAGACGGCGAAGGTGTGGCCTTCTACCAGGGCGTCCGGGATTTCGGTTGGCGCTTTCCAAGCCGGAGGATATGGACCACAAAGCCAACTCGTCTGGCAGACCGAGGTGACATTCTTGTGGCCGTCAGGGCACCTGTCGGCGAGCTGAACATCGCGACTGAGAAGACCGCGCTGGGGCGCGGTGTAGGCGGTCTTCGGGCGGTTGGTCGGCAAGCAACCTTGTTTCAGGCCCTCCAAGCGGATACCGCTCTGTGGGATATCCATCTGGGAACCGGCACGGTGTTCGCTGCAATTAACAAAGCTGGGATGGCGGCCCTCTCTGTTCCGTGGATCGATGACGATTCGCTCGAAAGTGCGCTATCAACGATGGACTCGATCATTTCGGCACTGGATGAGGAAGTTGTGGTCTTAACCAAAACTCGTGACGAGCTGTTGCCGCTGCTGATGTCTGGCCGGGTGCGGGCTAAAGAAATCTAG
- a CDS encoding class I SAM-dependent DNA methyltransferase — protein MPPRTKAKQDKSLEEVLWDSATALRSSMDAAEYKHPVLGLIFLKYVSDTFTARQEELTGLVNDPDSDYFMPNETAKQSVLEDRDEYTAEGVFWVPDGHRWQDLRKAGKQTNIGARIDGAMAAIERENPTLRGVLPKNYTRQELTPEMLGGLIDVFSRADLAAEEHKGLDVLGRVYEYFLGRFAGGEGKRGGQYYTPRSVVQLLVEMLQPYHGRVFDPACGSGGMFVQADKFVRAHGGVRNDISVFGQESVPTTWRLAKMNLALRGIDANLGAEWGDSFHNDQHPDLRADFVIANPPFNQDGWRGTRLENDVRWRYGTPPDGNANYGWIQHMLHHLAPTGTMATVLANGSLSSQQSGEGEIRKKLVEADLVECIVALPSQLFFGTQIPVCLWFLTKNKAGIPNGAATRSRKGETLFIDARKIGFMEARTLRAFNTDEILKIADSYHAWRGTDASSDQPYEDIPGFCRVVRTAEIAEHSYILTPGRYVGSEEVEGDGEPLDEKIARFNDEIREGFKKREELQAAVLTALGSLVVSDE, from the coding sequence GTGCCGCCGAGGACGAAGGCGAAGCAGGACAAGAGCCTGGAGGAGGTCCTCTGGGATTCGGCGACAGCGTTGCGCTCGTCCATGGATGCCGCCGAGTACAAGCACCCCGTGCTCGGTCTCATCTTCCTGAAGTACGTTTCGGACACGTTCACCGCTCGTCAGGAGGAGCTGACCGGGCTGGTCAACGACCCGGACTCGGACTACTTCATGCCCAACGAGACTGCGAAGCAATCAGTGCTTGAAGATCGGGACGAGTACACCGCCGAGGGTGTGTTCTGGGTTCCTGACGGTCACCGCTGGCAGGACCTGCGTAAGGCGGGCAAGCAGACGAACATCGGTGCCAGGATCGACGGGGCGATGGCGGCGATCGAACGGGAGAACCCGACGTTGCGTGGCGTGCTGCCAAAGAACTACACCCGACAGGAACTCACCCCGGAGATGCTCGGCGGGCTTATCGACGTGTTCTCTCGCGCCGACCTGGCGGCCGAGGAACACAAGGGGCTCGACGTGCTCGGTCGCGTCTATGAGTACTTCCTCGGCCGCTTCGCCGGGGGCGAGGGCAAGCGCGGCGGCCAATACTACACGCCGCGCTCGGTGGTCCAGCTCCTTGTGGAGATGCTCCAGCCCTACCACGGTCGCGTTTTCGACCCCGCTTGTGGCTCCGGCGGCATGTTTGTCCAAGCCGACAAGTTCGTCCGCGCCCACGGCGGCGTGCGCAACGACATCTCCGTCTTCGGACAGGAATCGGTGCCGACCACCTGGCGCCTAGCGAAGATGAACCTCGCCCTGCGTGGCATCGATGCCAACCTCGGCGCGGAGTGGGGCGACTCCTTCCACAACGACCAGCACCCCGACCTGCGCGCGGACTTCGTGATCGCCAATCCGCCGTTCAACCAGGACGGCTGGCGCGGTACCAGGCTGGAGAACGACGTGCGCTGGCGGTACGGCACACCTCCAGACGGCAACGCCAACTACGGCTGGATCCAACACATGCTCCACCACTTGGCGCCGACTGGGACCATGGCGACCGTCCTAGCCAACGGATCATTGTCGAGCCAACAATCCGGCGAGGGCGAGATCAGAAAGAAGCTCGTCGAGGCCGACCTCGTCGAGTGCATCGTTGCCCTTCCGTCACAACTCTTCTTCGGTACCCAGATTCCGGTGTGCCTTTGGTTCCTTACTAAGAACAAGGCAGGCATCCCCAATGGGGCGGCCACCAGGTCACGTAAGGGCGAGACTCTCTTCATTGACGCCCGCAAGATTGGCTTCATGGAGGCCCGAACCCTTCGGGCCTTCAACACCGACGAAATCCTCAAGATCGCCGACAGCTACCACGCCTGGCGCGGCACCGACGCCAGCAGCGACCAACCCTATGAAGACATCCCGGGATTCTGTCGCGTAGTCAGGACCGCAGAGATCGCCGAGCACTCCTACATCCTCACACCAGGTCGCTACGTCGGTAGCGAAGAAGTCGAAGGCGATGGTGAGCCCCTCGACGAGAAGATCGCCAGGTTCAATGACGAGATTCGCGAGGGCTTCAAGAAACGCGAAGAACTCCAGGCTGCGGTCCTCACTGCGCTTGGCTCGCTGGTCGTGAGCGATGAGTGA
- a CDS encoding DsbA family protein — translation MGGAERSARKKKQATRAVVAARSGGDRNKVVLGIAVVVVLALVVIVGVIWSKSSSSDEGPTADGISGISAPIARDAGVVVVGPESAKVTIDVYEDFLCPVCGRFKKEYGERIKTEIEAGTLRVRYHVLPLLVKFSSPEGYSKDAANAALCAVDENKFWEFHESLFRTQPEEGGPGYTKERLVKLGTDLGITGDTFKQCVEGGKYDAVTQTEMDTTRALPYFKGTPTVAKDGQVVSLDGDWLGNLVK, via the coding sequence GTGGGTGGGGCGGAACGCAGCGCGCGGAAGAAGAAGCAGGCGACCCGTGCGGTGGTCGCCGCCCGTTCCGGGGGCGACCGGAACAAGGTGGTGCTCGGCATCGCGGTCGTCGTCGTGCTCGCGCTGGTGGTGATCGTCGGCGTCATCTGGTCGAAGAGTTCGTCGTCCGACGAGGGTCCCACCGCCGACGGGATCAGCGGGATCTCCGCGCCGATCGCGCGCGACGCCGGCGTGGTCGTCGTCGGACCGGAGTCCGCGAAGGTGACGATCGACGTGTACGAGGACTTCCTGTGCCCGGTGTGCGGCCGGTTCAAGAAGGAGTACGGGGAGCGCATCAAGACCGAGATCGAGGCCGGCACCCTGCGCGTCCGCTACCACGTCCTGCCGCTGCTGGTGAAGTTCTCCAGCCCCGAGGGGTACTCGAAGGACGCGGCCAACGCGGCGCTGTGCGCGGTCGACGAGAACAAGTTCTGGGAGTTCCACGAATCGCTGTTCCGCACCCAGCCCGAGGAGGGCGGTCCGGGGTACACGAAGGAACGCCTCGTGAAGCTCGGCACCGATCTCGGCATCACGGGCGACACGTTCAAGCAGTGCGTCGAGGGCGGCAAGTACGACGCCGTCACCCAGACCGAGATGGACACTACGAGGGCCCTGCCGTACTTCAAGGGCACGCCGACCGTGGCGAAAGACGGGCAGGTCGTCAGCCTCGACGGAGACTGGCTGGGCAACCTCGTGAAGTAG
- a CDS encoding MFS transporter, whose translation MPGKDASEPRLPGEVWVLVAASFIIAVGFGIVAPVLPSYAKSFDVGTTAVSAVVSAFALVRLLFAPMSGRLVSRIGEPRTYVAGILIVAAGTAACGFATAYWQLLVFRSLAGIGSTMFTVSAVGLLIRITPPSMRGRASGLWATGFLLGNIAGPIVGAALVGFSIRVPFVVYAVTLVLAAFVVWWFLRRSTLAAVSPDAAPTLTVRQAWNSGAFRAALVSSFANGWAVFGVRISLVPLFVVEALHGSPGLAGISLSVFAVGNAAVLMVSGRLSDTIGRKPLAIAGLVVSAVGTIWLGFTESVPAFMIASAVAGIGAGLLNPPQNAVVADVIGPDAKGGPVLAAFQMVADCGAIVGPLLSGFLVDHLSYQYAFGLTGATMVVATAVWLFAPETLPRVRSKAPDAEPVGSR comes from the coding sequence GTGCCGGGGAAAGACGCGTCGGAGCCCCGGTTGCCCGGCGAGGTGTGGGTGCTGGTCGCGGCCAGCTTCATCATCGCCGTCGGCTTCGGGATCGTGGCGCCCGTCCTGCCCTCCTACGCCAAGAGCTTCGACGTCGGGACCACCGCCGTGTCCGCGGTGGTGAGTGCGTTCGCGCTGGTCAGGCTGCTGTTCGCGCCGATGAGCGGACGTCTGGTCAGCCGGATCGGCGAACCCCGCACCTACGTCGCGGGCATCCTCATCGTGGCGGCCGGCACTGCCGCGTGCGGCTTCGCCACCGCATACTGGCAGCTGCTGGTGTTCCGGTCGCTGGCCGGCATCGGGTCCACGATGTTCACGGTCTCGGCCGTCGGCCTGCTCATCCGGATCACGCCGCCGTCGATGCGCGGCCGGGCGTCCGGGCTGTGGGCCACCGGGTTCCTGCTGGGCAACATCGCCGGACCGATCGTCGGCGCGGCCCTGGTCGGGTTCTCGATCCGGGTGCCGTTCGTGGTGTACGCCGTGACGCTCGTCCTGGCCGCGTTCGTCGTGTGGTGGTTCCTGCGGCGGTCGACGTTGGCGGCCGTGAGCCCGGACGCGGCGCCGACGCTGACCGTGCGGCAGGCGTGGAACTCGGGGGCCTTCCGGGCGGCGCTGGTGTCCAGCTTCGCCAACGGGTGGGCGGTGTTCGGCGTGCGGATCTCGCTCGTGCCGCTGTTCGTGGTCGAGGCGCTGCACGGGTCGCCGGGCCTGGCCGGGATCTCGCTGTCGGTGTTCGCCGTGGGCAACGCGGCCGTGCTGATGGTGTCCGGGCGGCTGTCCGACACGATCGGGCGTAAACCACTGGCGATCGCGGGGCTCGTGGTGTCCGCGGTGGGCACGATCTGGCTCGGGTTCACCGAGTCCGTGCCCGCGTTCATGATCGCGTCTGCGGTCGCGGGCATCGGCGCGGGACTGCTCAACCCGCCGCAGAACGCCGTGGTCGCGGACGTCATCGGACCCGACGCGAAGGGTGGGCCGGTGCTCGCGGCGTTCCAGATGGTCGCCGACTGCGGCGCCATCGTCGGACCGCTGCTGTCGGGTTTCCTGGTGGACCACCTGTCGTACCAGTACGCGTTCGGGTTGACCGGGGCGACGATGGTCGTGGCGACGGCCGTGTGGCTGTTCGCGCCCGAGACGTTGCCACGCGTGCGGTCGAAGGCGCCCGACGCCGAGCCGGTCGGCTCCCGGTAG
- the hrpB gene encoding ATP-dependent helicase HrpB: protein MDLPDLPIRAALPEIKRTLDAHGTAVLVAPPGTGKTTLVPLALAGRVVVAEPRRIAARAAAARMAALLGEPVGRTVGYAVRGDRKTSKDTRIEVVTSGLLVRRLHRDPELPGVDTVLLDECHERHLDADLLLTLLLDARAALRPDLHVLATSATVAADRLATILDAPVLTVTARTFPVGITHVAPARGERVETTAVRAIRRALSEVDGDVLAFLPGVGEIARTAALLADVDVVPLHGRLSSRDQDAALRPGPRRRVVLATSIAESSLTVPGVRAVVDAGRSRVPRTDHRRGLSGLTTVRVSAAVAEQRAGRAGREAPGHAYRCWPEHEHGTLPRYPEPEIRTADLTRLALELACWGTPDGTTLTWWDPPPQGALEAARTTLRALGALDAEGNATSRGHRLLDLGLHPRLARALLDGAPVTGTRTAAQVVAVLDADRTTRVELDPRDADPKEVRRLSSLIPTEAATTDDPAFVVALAHPERLARRRSPGSSVYLMASGTAAELPPGTTLADAEWLAVAVADREPGRTNGRIRLAARADETLALTAAPTLIREEDDIRWDGDVVADRVRYLGAIPLGRKPLNSPEATRRALLLGLKAEGLALLHWTQDATRLRERMAFLHQTLGAPWPPVDDEALLPYVDTSTARRKSDLARIHAANVLQAALPWPEATRLDTLAPDSLEVPSGSRIKIDYSTGDPFLAVKVQEAFGWTETPKLADNRVPLVLHLLSPAGRPTAVTADLTSFWKTGYPQVRSELRGRYPKHRWPEDPTTAPPARR from the coding sequence GTGGACCTGCCCGATCTGCCCATCCGCGCCGCGCTGCCTGAGATCAAGCGCACGTTGGACGCCCACGGCACGGCGGTCCTCGTGGCGCCGCCGGGCACGGGCAAGACCACCCTCGTCCCCTTGGCCCTGGCGGGACGCGTGGTCGTGGCCGAACCACGTCGCATCGCCGCCCGTGCCGCCGCCGCGCGCATGGCGGCGCTGCTGGGCGAACCGGTCGGCCGCACCGTCGGCTACGCGGTGCGCGGCGACCGGAAGACCTCGAAGGACACCCGGATCGAGGTCGTCACGTCCGGCCTGCTCGTCCGCCGACTGCACCGCGACCCGGAGCTGCCCGGCGTCGACACCGTCCTGCTCGACGAGTGCCACGAACGACACCTGGACGCCGACCTCCTGCTCACCCTGCTGCTGGACGCCCGCGCCGCGCTGCGCCCGGACCTGCACGTCCTGGCCACGTCCGCGACCGTGGCCGCCGACCGCCTCGCGACCATCCTGGACGCCCCGGTCCTGACCGTGACGGCACGCACGTTCCCGGTCGGGATCACCCACGTCGCACCGGCCAGGGGCGAGCGCGTCGAGACCACCGCGGTCCGCGCGATCCGCCGCGCACTGTCCGAAGTGGACGGCGACGTGCTGGCGTTCCTGCCCGGTGTCGGCGAGATCGCCCGGACCGCGGCCCTGCTCGCCGACGTGGACGTGGTCCCGCTGCACGGACGCCTGTCGTCACGCGACCAGGACGCCGCGCTGCGGCCGGGCCCGCGACGGCGCGTCGTGCTGGCCACGTCGATCGCCGAGTCGAGCCTGACCGTGCCCGGCGTCCGGGCCGTGGTCGACGCGGGCCGGTCGCGCGTTCCCCGCACGGACCACCGTCGCGGGCTGTCGGGCCTGACCACGGTCCGGGTGAGCGCGGCCGTGGCGGAACAACGAGCGGGCCGCGCGGGCCGCGAAGCACCGGGGCACGCGTACCGCTGCTGGCCGGAGCACGAACACGGCACCCTGCCCCGCTACCCCGAGCCCGAGATCCGCACCGCCGACCTGACCCGCCTGGCCTTGGAGCTGGCGTGCTGGGGAACGCCCGACGGCACGACGCTGACCTGGTGGGACCCACCGCCGCAAGGCGCACTGGAAGCGGCACGCACCACCCTGCGGGCGTTGGGCGCACTCGACGCCGAAGGCAACGCCACCTCACGCGGCCACCGCCTGCTCGACCTGGGCCTGCACCCGAGGCTGGCCCGGGCACTGCTGGACGGCGCACCTGTCACCGGAACCCGCACGGCGGCCCAGGTCGTGGCCGTGCTCGACGCCGACCGGACCACGAGGGTCGAACTGGACCCCCGCGACGCCGACCCGAAGGAAGTCCGCCGCCTCTCGTCGTTGATCCCGACCGAAGCGGCCACAACCGACGACCCGGCGTTCGTCGTGGCCCTGGCCCACCCCGAACGCCTGGCCCGTAGACGCTCGCCCGGCTCCTCCGTCTACCTGATGGCGAGCGGAACGGCCGCCGAACTCCCGCCGGGAACGACACTCGCCGACGCCGAGTGGCTGGCGGTCGCCGTGGCGGACCGGGAGCCGGGACGCACCAACGGCCGGATCCGCCTGGCCGCCCGCGCGGACGAGACGCTGGCCCTGACCGCCGCACCGACCCTGATCAGGGAGGAGGACGACATCCGCTGGGACGGCGACGTGGTCGCGGACCGCGTCCGCTACCTGGGCGCGATCCCGTTGGGCAGAAAACCCCTGAACTCACCCGAGGCGACCCGCCGGGCACTACTCCTGGGCCTCAAAGCGGAAGGGCTCGCCCTTCTCCACTGGACCCAGGACGCCACCCGCCTACGCGAAAGGATGGCGTTCCTGCACCAAACCCTGGGCGCACCTTGGCCCCCGGTGGACGACGAGGCACTGCTGCCTTACGTGGACACGTCCACCGCACGCCGCAAATCCGACCTGGCCAGAATCCACGCCGCGAACGTGCTCCAAGCCGCACTCCCCTGGCCCGAGGCGACCCGCCTGGACACCCTGGCCCCGGACAGCCTGGAAGTCCCGTCGGGCTCCAGAATCAAGATCGACTACTCGACCGGAGACCCATTCCTGGCCGTCAAGGTCCAGGAAGCCTTCGGCTGGACCGAAACCCCGAAACTGGCGGACAACCGCGTCCCGCTGGTGCTGCACCTACTCTCCCCCGCAGGCCGCCCGACCGCCGTGACAGCGGACCTGACGTCGTTCTGGAAAACCGGCTACCCCCAGGTCAGATCCGAACTCCGCGGCCGCTATCCCAAACACCGTTGGCCCGAGGACCCCACGACCGCCCCACCGGCCCGCCGCTGA